In the Phaeodactylum tricornutum CCAP 1055/1 chromosome 13, whole genome shotgun sequence genome, TGTCGTCGTCCGCTCCGGAAACACCGTTCTTCGTCAACGCCACTGCCGCAGGCGAGATTCCGTCCTACAACGGAgacgaaaaggccaaggcgaCGGATTTCGCCAACTACTTTTGTTCGTACGCCCAGCTCTACCACCAGAAACAAATGTTGGCGGATCACAATCGAATGGCGGCGTACCACAGTGCCATTCTCGGCAATCAGGACGTCTTCCGGGACAAGGTCGTCATGGACATTGGCACCGGCTCCGGCATTTTGGCCGTCTGGGCCGCCCAGGCCGGAGCGCGCAAGGTCTACGCCATCGAATACACGGACATGGCCAAACACGCCGAGCGAGTCATGAAAGCCAACGGTGTGGATCATATTGTGACGGTTATTCAATCGTCCGTGGAAGACGTCGTTCTCCCCGTGGACGAGGACCAATTGGATTGGGAACCCGCCCCCGACGGCCAAGACCAGAAACAGCGCTGCGTGGACATTATCGTGTCCGAATGGATGGGCTACATGTTGTTGCGAGAGTCCATGTTGGATTCGGTCATTCGGGCTCGTGACAAGTTTCTCAAGAAAAACACGGGATTGATGTTTCCCTCGCACACGACCATGTTTGTGGCACCCgtcaacgacgaagacgaacgCAAGGCTGCCGCCAACGACTACGGGAGGTACGTAGGACGAGAatacgtgtgtgtgtgtacataTGGACCAGCAGCTGTCTAGACCGCGTCTCAACCAAATAATTTGTTCTCCACCACTTTTGTCTTTCAACAGCTCCATGTCGGATTGGGCCGAGTTTGCGCAGACCACGAACCAAGTATACGGCGTCAATATGGATTGTctcgaaaaggaatttgACCGCGAGCAAAAAGAGTACCACATGCTCAGCTCACGGTGGACCGAACTACCC is a window encoding:
- a CDS encoding predicted protein (modifies poly(A)+-RNA-binding proteins); this translates as MSSSAPETPFFVNATAAGEIPSYNGDEKAKATDFANYFCSYAQLYHQKQMLADHNRMAAYHSAILGNQDVFRDKVVMDIGTGSGILAVWAAQAGARKVYAIEYTDMAKHAERVMKANGVDHIVTVIQSSVEDVVLPRCVDIIVSEWMGYMLLRESMLDSVIRARDKFLKKNTGLMFPSHTTMFVAPVNDEDERKAAANDYGSSMSDWAEFAQTTNQVYGVNMDCLEKEFDREQKEYHMLSSRWTELPPEAVLAEPAMIKQLDMTTCTLQDSRGIDKDAEHSAFDFEIDGDEINNPISGIAGWFTADFRSRTDAGGRDAPKLSHPAFLSTGPENGYTHWGQQTFYFLSSIPILKGEITRLTGALEMMRTKENSRLYNCRLTYSTSRRRNDEPQDGSVLMKSGKIEQVYQIP